A genomic segment from Bacteroidota bacterium encodes:
- a CDS encoding dipeptide epimerase has protein sequence MQYTLYPYQLKFRYPFHISHGLRTHTDVVFIKIEHEGFVGWGEATLPPYLRETRQSVIDFLSLPEVKNITLPVHPPDIFKMLDEKFPGNMSAKAALDMALWNLKSQMEQKSIGELLEIQSDKSPLCTYTIGLCSFDEMKRKVEEANAIGFKLFKIKLDGKQDEEMISDFRKLTNKPFAVDVNQGWKDVKEALTKIKWLSAEGCMLIEQPLVKDALEEMKEVKSDSLLPVFADESCQQLSDLEKVKESFHGVNIKLMKCGGVSQAVEMILQAKKYELKVLVGCMSESSVGCSAAANLAPLADYVDLDGPYLIANDPFEGMKVEEGKVKLSPLVQKHPLS, from the coding sequence TTGCAATATACTCTGTACCCATACCAACTGAAGTTTCGGTATCCATTCCATATTTCGCATGGACTACGGACGCATACCGATGTAGTCTTTATTAAGATAGAACATGAAGGATTTGTCGGATGGGGAGAAGCTACACTCCCACCCTATCTTCGCGAAACCCGGCAATCAGTCATAGACTTCCTTTCACTTCCGGAAGTAAAGAACATCACCCTGCCGGTTCATCCACCCGATATTTTCAAGATGTTAGACGAGAAGTTCCCCGGCAATATGTCGGCAAAAGCGGCACTGGATATGGCTCTCTGGAATTTGAAATCACAAATGGAGCAGAAAAGCATTGGCGAGCTGCTCGAAATACAGTCAGACAAATCTCCCTTGTGTACTTATACGATTGGCCTCTGTTCGTTTGATGAAATGAAAAGAAAAGTAGAAGAGGCAAATGCTATTGGATTTAAGCTATTCAAAATCAAATTGGACGGAAAGCAGGATGAGGAAATGATTTCGGACTTCAGAAAGCTAACAAACAAACCATTTGCAGTAGATGTTAATCAGGGATGGAAAGATGTCAAAGAGGCCTTAACAAAAATAAAATGGTTGTCAGCAGAGGGCTGTATGTTGATAGAACAACCACTCGTGAAGGATGCTTTGGAAGAAATGAAAGAAGTAAAGTCCGATTCACTACTTCCAGTTTTCGCGGATGAGAGTTGTCAGCAATTATCTGATTTAGAGAAAGTAAAAGAATCCTTTCACGGCGTGAACATTAAACTGATGAAATGCGGAGGGGTTTCGCAGGCAGTGGAAATGATTCTTCAAGCAAAGAAATACGAGTTAAAGGTTTTGGTGGGCTGTATGAGTGAATCTTCAGTGGGTTGTAGTGCAGCAGCTAATTTGGCACCTTTGGCAGATTATGTTGATTTGGATGGTCCCTATTTAATAGCCAACGATCCTTTTGAGGGAATGAAAGTAGAAGAAGGAAAGGTTAAGCTATCCCCATTAGTTCAAAAACATCCCTTATCCTGA
- the sucC gene encoding ADP-forming succinate--CoA ligase subunit beta: MNLHEYQAKELMKKNGVAIQEGMIAEAPDQAVHEAKRLKELYGSDWVVIKSQIHAGGRGKGTIQGKEQRGVALAKNLDQVKEIATNLLGGILVTKQTGPTGKLVKKILVAQDVYYPGENEPKEFYFSVLLDRTLGRNVMIYSTEGGMDIEEVAEKTPEKVHKEWVDPKVGLQDFQCRKIAFNLGLSGVAFKEMTKFVKGVYKTYITTDASMLEINPCLKTSDNKIIAVDGKISIDDSALYRHPELESLRDLNEEDPTEIEASNADLNYVKLDGNVGCMVNGAGLAMATMDIIKLSGGDPANFLDVGGTANAERVEKAFRIILRDPHVKAILVNIFGGIVRCDRVAQGIVDAYKSIGDIPVPIIVRLQGTNAEEGKRIIDESGLKVRGAIQLKEAAEEVKKALS; encoded by the coding sequence ATGAATCTGCACGAATACCAGGCAAAAGAACTGATGAAGAAAAATGGGGTAGCTATTCAAGAAGGCATGATTGCCGAAGCACCCGATCAGGCCGTTCACGAGGCCAAAAGACTTAAAGAACTTTATGGCAGCGACTGGGTAGTGATTAAATCACAGATTCATGCCGGAGGCCGTGGAAAAGGAACCATTCAGGGCAAAGAGCAGCGCGGTGTTGCGCTGGCAAAGAATCTGGATCAAGTGAAAGAAATAGCGACGAATCTTCTCGGTGGAATTTTGGTGACGAAGCAAACCGGCCCGACAGGCAAATTGGTGAAGAAGATTTTGGTGGCACAGGATGTTTATTATCCCGGCGAAAACGAACCAAAGGAATTTTATTTCTCTGTTCTCCTTGATCGTACCTTGGGACGAAACGTGATGATTTATTCTACCGAAGGAGGAATGGATATTGAGGAAGTGGCAGAAAAAACACCGGAGAAAGTTCACAAAGAATGGGTTGATCCCAAAGTGGGTTTACAGGATTTTCAGTGTCGCAAGATTGCTTTCAACTTGGGTTTGAGCGGAGTGGCATTTAAGGAGATGACTAAGTTTGTGAAGGGTGTTTATAAGACCTATATCACAACCGATGCCAGCATGTTGGAGATAAATCCCTGTTTGAAAACATCGGATAACAAGATTATAGCAGTGGACGGCAAGATCAGCATAGATGACAGTGCGCTTTACCGCCATCCGGAGTTAGAGTCTCTGCGCGATTTGAATGAAGAAGACCCCACGGAAATTGAAGCGAGCAATGCCGATTTGAATTATGTAAAATTAGATGGGAACGTAGGTTGCATGGTGAATGGTGCCGGTTTGGCAATGGCTACGATGGACATTATCAAACTGAGCGGTGGAGACCCTGCCAACTTCTTGGATGTGGGCGGCACGGCCAATGCAGAAAGAGTTGAGAAGGCTTTCCGTATTATTTTGAGAGACCCACATGTAAAGGCTATCCTCGTCAATATCTTTGGAGGAATTGTGCGTTGCGACCGCGTGGCACAAGGCATCGTAGATGCTTATAAATCAATAGGAGATATTCCGGTTCCGATTATCGTTCGCCTCCAAGGCACGAATGCGGAAGAAGGAAAACGAATCATTGATGAAAGCGGACTAAAGGTTCGCGGCGCCATTCAACTGAAAGAAGCGGCAGAGGAAGTGAAGAAGGCGCTGAGTTAA
- the msrB gene encoding peptide-methionine (R)-S-oxide reductase MsrB, with the protein MITENQDSAKVEKTEAEWKKLLDSEQFRVLREKGTESPFTGKYYLNKEKGVYVCGACGNELFTSDMKFDSRCGWPSFDREIAGGKIKTITDSSHGMIRTEIVCARCESHLGHIFDDGPTETGMRYCVNSLSLDFKEAEK; encoded by the coding sequence ATGATTACAGAAAATCAAGACAGCGCAAAGGTGGAGAAAACCGAAGCCGAATGGAAAAAGCTATTGGATTCAGAACAATTTCGCGTGTTGCGCGAAAAGGGAACCGAATCACCTTTCACCGGAAAATATTACTTGAATAAGGAGAAGGGAGTTTATGTGTGCGGTGCCTGCGGCAATGAATTGTTTACTTCGGATATGAAGTTTGATTCGCGTTGCGGTTGGCCCAGTTTCGATAGAGAGATTGCCGGAGGCAAGATCAAAACGATTACAGACTCTTCGCATGGCATGATTCGTACAGAAATTGTCTGCGCCCGCTGCGAATCTCATTTGGGACATATTTTTGATGATGGCCCAACCGAAACAGGAATGCGCTATTGTGTGAATTCCCTATCGTTAGATTTTAAAGAAGCAGAGAAGTAG
- a CDS encoding amino acid permease translates to MSDTTSTTSIKPKLAFFDLTMIVVSLVIGVGIFRTPAIVATKAGTPLIFFAVWILGGIISICGALTFAEIGSRLPVAGGFYKIFSHCYHPAYAFMLNWSLVITNAASAVGVAIVGAEYINPVLMPESLQNDMGIKITAMAVTLILFSLNYLGIKMGARTQNVLSMIKILMMIAFCFAAFNVHPVSHLSSAPEASGGMMDGILKALGVSLISVFFTYGGYQNTINFGADIEKPERNIPRSIFAGIGIVVILYLTINVAYVSALGFEGVKGSKLVAAELVKTFFGEKGFAITAVAIFISVLGFINTSMMHNPRMYYAMADDKILPEIFRRVNSKTMAQEFALSFFVGLMLLSLFMLGTFENILNYVMFIDSLSLVSAAGTIFIFRQRAKLQGTSEEHIYKMKWYPLVPLLFMFVLLMVTVNVVWSDPRSALYGFLIFLAGYPLYKWMKKMVVS, encoded by the coding sequence ATGTCCGACACTACCTCTACCACCTCTATTAAACCCAAACTTGCCTTCTTCGACCTGACGATGATTGTCGTCAGCTTGGTGATAGGCGTAGGTATTTTCCGCACTCCGGCCATCGTCGCCACGAAGGCAGGCACGCCACTCATCTTCTTTGCCGTTTGGATTTTGGGGGGCATCATCAGCATTTGCGGAGCGCTTACCTTTGCCGAAATCGGTTCGCGTCTGCCGGTGGCGGGTGGCTTCTACAAGATATTTTCGCATTGCTATCATCCAGCCTATGCCTTCATGCTCAACTGGTCCTTGGTTATTACCAATGCCGCGAGCGCGGTGGGCGTGGCGATTGTGGGCGCAGAATATATCAACCCGGTGTTGATGCCCGAGTCCTTGCAAAATGATATGGGGATCAAAATCACCGCCATGGCCGTCACGCTCATTTTGTTTTCGCTCAACTATCTCGGCATCAAGATGGGCGCTCGAACGCAGAACGTCCTCAGCATGATTAAGATTCTGATGATGATTGCTTTTTGTTTTGCGGCGTTTAATGTCCATCCCGTGTCGCATCTTTCATCGGCTCCCGAAGCATCGGGAGGCATGATGGATGGCATCTTGAAGGCGCTGGGCGTGAGTTTGATTTCGGTGTTCTTTACCTACGGCGGCTATCAAAACACCATCAACTTCGGCGCCGATATTGAAAAACCGGAGCGCAATATTCCACGTTCCATCTTTGCCGGTATTGGCATTGTGGTGATTCTATATCTCACAATCAACGTGGCTTATGTTTCCGCTTTGGGTTTTGAAGGCGTGAAAGGCTCTAAACTGGTAGCGGCAGAATTGGTTAAAACATTTTTTGGTGAAAAGGGTTTTGCCATCACGGCGGTAGCCATTTTTATATCTGTGTTGGGCTTCATCAATACTTCGATGATGCACAACCCCCGGATGTATTATGCGATGGCGGACGACAAGATATTGCCGGAAATATTCCGCCGCGTCAATTCAAAAACGATGGCGCAGGAATTTGCACTCAGCTTTTTTGTAGGCTTGATGTTGCTTTCGCTCTTTATGCTCGGCACTTTTGAAAACATCCTGAACTATGTGATGTTTATTGATAGCCTCTCGCTCGTCTCCGCCGCCGGAACCATTTTTATTTTCAGACAACGCGCCAAACTACAAGGCACTTCAGAAGAACACATTTATAAAATGAAGTGGTATCCCCTGGTGCCGCTTCTGTTCATGTTTGTTTTGTTGATGGTGACCGTCAATGTGGTTTGGTCTGACCCGCGTTCGGCGCTCTACGGCTTTCTGATATTTCTGGCGGGCTATCCTTTGTATAAATGGATGAAGAAGATGGTGGTCAGTTGA
- a CDS encoding DNA primase, with translation MIPKLTIQKINDEARVEEVVGEFVTLKKRGANLLGLCPFHNEKTPSFNVNPARNIYKCFGCGKGGGPLQFLMDYQQLSYPDALRYLAKKYNIEIDEEQKSDEEKKKEQEQYSLVESIHIANSAAQKFFTEYMLHNDNGKIGLAYFKERGFLTHTIEKFQLGFAPEGGDVFTKHALKEGFQLDILKKAGLTSPKENSTYDFFRNRVMFPIHNMTGKVVGFGGRIMAKDEKAPKYVNTSESEVYQKSKILYGAYFAKNEIRKKDECFLVEGYTDVVSLAQAGIENAVASSGTSLTTDQIKLVKRITSNITILYDGDAAGIKAALRGTDLILEEGMNVRIVILPDGEDPDSYVRKVGAEAFETFVKEQKKDLILFKSTLFAKEAKADPIKKAELIRDIIESIAKIPDTIHRSVYIKESSQLFDMSEQILITEVNKIRRRKAKENERGTEPVAQNQNQPDEVPQAIHQEQFNQATSNLHILERDVVRILIEFGSEMIEQEGEQVSVARYMLDELEGIDIESKQYKPVYDLVKREVAGGTAQSEKYFTTHEEEQISYIAIELLTQPYSLSENWLNKLRIYVPTKKDNLVKDIHSSVVRLKQFRNIAEIKKVEVLLRETKDEAELIKLMKLHKLLTQQKKEFAALVGNVIYRPTT, from the coding sequence ATGATTCCCAAACTTACGATACAGAAAATCAACGATGAAGCCCGCGTAGAGGAAGTGGTGGGCGAATTTGTGACGCTGAAAAAGCGCGGCGCAAATTTGCTGGGGCTTTGTCCGTTTCACAACGAGAAAACGCCGTCGTTCAACGTGAATCCGGCGCGAAATATTTATAAGTGTTTTGGTTGCGGAAAAGGAGGTGGGCCTTTGCAGTTTCTGATGGATTATCAGCAGTTGAGCTATCCCGATGCGCTGCGCTATCTGGCCAAGAAGTACAATATCGAAATTGACGAAGAGCAGAAAAGCGACGAGGAAAAGAAAAAGGAGCAGGAGCAGTATAGCTTGGTGGAGAGCATCCACATTGCCAACAGCGCGGCGCAGAAGTTTTTTACCGAATATATGTTGCATAACGACAACGGTAAAATAGGACTGGCCTATTTTAAAGAGCGCGGCTTTCTGACGCATACGATTGAGAAATTTCAACTGGGCTTTGCACCAGAGGGCGGCGATGTGTTTACCAAACATGCGCTGAAGGAGGGCTTTCAATTAGACATTCTGAAAAAAGCCGGGCTGACTTCGCCGAAAGAAAACAGTACCTACGATTTCTTTCGCAACCGGGTGATGTTTCCGATTCACAACATGACCGGTAAGGTGGTGGGCTTTGGGGGGCGCATCATGGCGAAGGATGAAAAGGCGCCGAAGTATGTGAACACGTCGGAGAGCGAGGTGTATCAGAAGAGTAAGATTCTTTATGGCGCCTACTTTGCAAAAAATGAAATAAGAAAGAAGGATGAATGTTTTTTGGTGGAAGGATATACCGATGTGGTTTCGCTGGCGCAAGCCGGTATTGAAAACGCAGTGGCTTCGTCCGGCACCTCGCTGACAACGGACCAGATTAAACTGGTGAAGCGGATTACATCCAACATCACGATTTTGTATGATGGCGATGCGGCGGGTATCAAGGCCGCGCTGCGCGGAACCGATTTGATTTTGGAGGAAGGGATGAACGTGCGCATCGTGATTCTGCCCGATGGCGAAGACCCGGATTCGTATGTGCGCAAGGTAGGAGCGGAGGCCTTTGAAACATTTGTGAAGGAACAGAAGAAAGATTTAATCCTGTTCAAGTCCACGCTCTTTGCCAAAGAAGCCAAGGCAGACCCCATCAAGAAGGCAGAGTTGATTCGCGACATCATCGAATCTATTGCCAAGATACCGGACACGATTCATCGCTCGGTATATATCAAAGAGTCCAGTCAGTTGTTCGACATGAGCGAGCAAATTCTAATTACGGAGGTCAATAAAATCAGGAGGAGAAAGGCGAAGGAAAACGAAAGAGGAACGGAGCCAGTTGCGCAAAATCAAAACCAGCCCGATGAAGTGCCGCAGGCGATTCATCAAGAACAATTCAACCAAGCGACATCCAATCTACATATTCTGGAGCGGGATGTAGTGCGCATTCTAATTGAGTTCGGCTCGGAGATGATTGAGCAGGAAGGCGAGCAAGTATCGGTGGCGAGATATATGCTAGACGAACTGGAAGGGATTGATATTGAGAGCAAACAATACAAGCCGGTGTATGATTTGGTGAAGAGAGAAGTGGCGGGAGGAACTGCCCAGAGCGAAAAATATTTCACGACCCATGAGGAGGAACAGATTTCATACATAGCCATTGAGCTGTTGACACAGCCCTATTCGTTGAGCGAAAACTGGTTGAATAAATTGAGAATTTACGTGCCGACTAAAAAGGATAATCTGGTGAAGGATATTCATTCTTCCGTCGTGCGGCTCAAGCAGTTTCGGAACATTGCCGAAATCAAGAAAGTAGAAGTCCTGCTCCGCGAAACTAAAGACGAAGCGGAATTGATAAAGCTGATGA